The window CAACTGGACAACGGAAATCCTATAAAATATCGCTAGGGAAAAGAAAATATGTTTATATGAAAGTAAAGTATAAACTTGACCTTAAAAACTACCTCTACTTAAATATTGACTCTCAAATTAGGGATATATATTCTAGGATTATTTCAAATAACTATTCTGATATGGGAATCAGCTTTGAATATCAAGACTTTTTTGCTCCAGTTAATGAAGTTAAAGGAATTAAGTTTATGGAAATAAGTGCTTGTATTAAAGATACAGACACTGAGAGTATTACAAAAATTGGTGATAGCGATTTTAAAAAAAATCAAGATATTGCCATTAATGATGACACAATGCTACTTTTCAATATGACAGATAGATTGCTTATTGATATTGGATAGTTAACAAATATGAAAATACCCAATCTTTTCAAAAACACCGAAATTCATAAATTTATACGTACAGAAACAGAATATGCACAAGCATTGCTTAATGAACTTAAGTCCCTTAATTCCAACTTCATGTCCATTAATGTAATAGAAAATATAAAATCAAGATATATTGCAATATGGATATCTCAAGTTTTATCTATCTTTTATGCAAAAACTCAAACTTTACAAAGTATTACAAGCAATATTAATAGTGTTATTTTTGCTTTACGTCATATTGGCACTGACGAGTCATTTAGACTGATTTTCAAGACCTTTTTAAATGTGGACATTGAAGTTACTACTCCTGAAGCTGGGGTTATTGATATCTCTTTAAAAGGGGTAATAAAAACAAACTTTACTACATTTATTTCGCCTAGCACTAAGAAAGGAAAACGACTAAAAAAGATAATTCTTAGAGAAAAGAAGCCGGGATACGCTGCATCTAAAAAAGCTTTAGTATTTAACTCACTTCCTAAAGGCTATGATCATTCAATTTATGCTTTTATAAAGGGAATTATTCCTATTGGTAGAGTTCTCAAAATTAATAATACAGATGGTAACAATATTATAACTTTTAACAACTAAGGAGGTTTTATGGCTGATGATCAAGAAAAATTACTAATTGATGAAGAAGAAACGGTTCAAATAAAAGATTTAAATAAGGTTACGACCGTTAACGATACTGATCTTTTACTGCTTGATGATGGAGCTGCAAGCAGTAATGCTATCACCTTTAAAAACTTTTTAGATGCTTCTAAAGACAAAATATTTAAAGGAGAAGGATTAGACTATTTTAAGCAGATAATTAAGTCTACAATTGCCGAAGAACTTGCAGCTGATAAAGATTTTGTAGAAAAAATTTATGCTAAAATAACGGACAAATTAATTAACAACGATTCTACTAATATTTCTAACCTTTTTAGTAAAATTAAATCACGCCTTACAGATAGCATATCATCAGCCACTTTATCTAGAAGTGATGATCTTTTGATAATGCCTTCATCAGATACTATTCAAAAAACACCCGTTCCTAAACATATACTTGGAGTACCATCAAATTTTGCTTATGGCAGAACTAGAAGTACTACACTTTATCCTTCTGACTAT of the Borreliella burgdorferi B31 genome contains:
- a CDS encoding DUF735 family protein, producing MKIPNLFKNTEIHKFIRTETEYAQALLNELKSLNSNFMSINVIENIKSRYIAIWISQVLSIFYAKTQTLQSITSNINSVIFALRHIGTDESFRLIFKTFLNVDIEVTTPEAGVIDISLKGVIKTNFTTFISPSTKKGKRLKKIILREKKPGYAASKKALVFNSLPKGYDHSIYAFIKGIIPIGRVLKINNTDGNNIITFNN
- a CDS encoding DUF685 domain-containing protein, which translates into the protein MADDQEKLLIDEEETVQIKDLNKVTTVNDTDLLLLDDGAASSNAITFKNFLDASKDKIFKGEGLDYFKQIIKSTIAEELAADKDFVEKIYAKITDKLINNDSTNISNLFSKIKSRLTDSISSATLSRSDDLLIMPSSDTIQKTPVPKHILGVPSNFAYGRTRSTTLYPSDYENNAISINMEYNDDVTLIFSKSYDNSPVYLDIEIQVKINDNRMQKKSLKLQYSDETTYNRVYEIAGPRGLFTRIPIYKGWYVQKRVSLYGDPFPDLLKL